The window TGCCAAGAATACTTTTCTTGTGGTAGATATGCCTTTTGGGACGTTTCACGGTTCCTTAGATCAAGCGCTTACGAATGCCGTCCAACTAATGCAACAAACAGGTGCACAGGCAGTGAAACTAGAAGGCGCAGATGATGTACTGCCAGTCATCGAAAAATTGACGTTTGCTGGTATTCCTGTTGTCGCTCATCTTGGTTTATTGCCTCAATCTGCAGGCGTACTGGGTGGATATAAAGTACAGGGTAAAACTGCAGCAGCAGCAGAAAAGCTAATAGAGGATGCGAAATTATGTGAGCAAGCTGGGGCTTGTGCGGTCGTTTTAGAATGTATTCCACACCAGCTGACAGAAACAATTTCTAAGTCTCTTACAATTCCAACTATTGGTATTGGAGCAGGTGCACAAGCTGACGGTCAAGTGTTAGTTTTCCATGATATGGTGAAATACGGAACACATCATATTCCGAAATTTGTGAAGGAATTTGCAAATGTCGGTGAACCAATTTTAGAAGGAATCAAGCAATATGTAGGTGAAGTGAAGAATGGAACTTTCCCTACTGTAGAGCATTCTTTCACGATGAAGGAAGAACAACTTTCCGCATTATATGGAGGCAATCATGCAAACAATACAAACGATAAATGAGCTAAAGCAAATTATAGCGTTAAATAATGCAAAAACGATTGGTTTTGTCCCAACTATGGGTTATTTACACGAAGGACACCAGGCATTATTAAACAAAGCGAGAAAAGATAATGACATAGTTGTGGCAAGTATTTTCGTAAATCCTGCTCAATTTGGTCCAAATGAAGACTTAGACAGATACCCTAGAGATATTGAAAGAGATACACAACTAGCGACAGATGCAGGAGTGGATGTATTATTCATTCCTAGTGCTAATGAAATGTATCCTTTTGAAAGTGATATCAATATAATTGTAGGAGATCTTTCGACAAAGTTATGTGGAGAAAGCAGACCAGGCCATTTTGATGGAGTGCTTAAGGTAATTACTAAATTGTTTCATCTAATTCAACCTACTAAGGCGTATTTTGGACAAAAGGATGCACAGCAACTAGCGATTATTGAGACATTTGTTGATGCGTATAACTTCCCAGTACAAATAGTTCGAGTTCCGACAGTAAGGGAACCAGACGGACTTGCTAAAAGCTCTCGAAATGTATTTCTAAGTGAAACAGAGCGTGGAGAGGCAGTTCATTTGTATCAAGCATTGCAGTTAGCTACAGTAACATGGGAAACGACAGATGATTTAACAGCAGCAATTGCTAAAGGAAGAGAGCATATTGAAAGTAATACGTCTGGTAAAATTGATTATTTAGAGGCATTATCCTATCCAGATTTGAAGCCAGTTACTGGTGAAACAAAGGAAGTCTTATTTGCGACAGCAGTATTTTTCGAGAAAGCTCGGTTAATAGATAATATTTTAACTTGATTGAATAAAATCTATAATTTCTTTTTCTATAAAATTTATTCTTTTTTAAAAAGTCAGTCTTGTTGATTGGAGCGGAAGGCGGCGACCCCAGCCGGAATAATGCGAGCTGAATTCCCCACAGGAACGTAGTGACGAGGAGATTTAAGCTGTGCCCGCGGAAAGCGTCCGCCTGGAGCAGAAATCAACATTGATGGGACTTCACTAAATAACAGTTTTTTTGAAATTAATTTGATTATACTTGAAGAAGGATGTGTAACAAATGTTACGTATGATGTTAAATGGTAAAATTCACCGTGCAGTAGTGACAGAAGCGGATTTAAATTATGTAGGAAGTATTACAATCGACCAAAATATATTAGATGCTGTGGGTATGCTACCAAACGAAAAAGTGCATATCGTTAACAATAATAACGGTGCCCGCTTTGAAACATATATAATCTCCGGTGAACGTGGAAGTGGAGTGATTTGTGTAAATGGAGCAGCAGCACGCTTAGTCCAACGTGGAGATGTAGTAATCATTTTATCGTATGCTTATGTGATGAATGAAGAAGCACAATCCCATAAACCAACAGTTGCGATTATGAACCAAGATAATTCAATCGATCAAATCATCCATTACGAACCCGAAGCTACAGTTATGTAACGGGGAAAAAATACGCCTACCTTTGAAGATAGCAAAAGCTGTCTTTATGGGTAGGCTTTTTATATATTTGTGAGTTTCTTATATAAATCAGAATTTCGTTAGCTTGGTACCTTCTAGTAACTGGGTGAGTCTAGTATAGAGATAATCGATAAACAGAAAAAGGGGTAATGTCTTTTTTGTAGAACTCATAGTACTAATAAGAAGTTTAATCTCAAGAAGGAGAGATAACAGAAGGGGGAGTTAGTTGTGATGAGGAAAGCATTTGCAATGTTTGTTATGCTACTGTTGATCCCTGGGTGTGGTCAAGAAAGCCTTAACAAACAGCATGAACTATATCTATCCAACAAAGGGTGGGAAATAAAAGAGCTTTTAGAAGTTGATACATATCAATTAGAGATTCCTGATGAAATGCTAAGTAATTTTGAAGCTAGTGGTATTACCTTTTTAGGACAATATATTGGAGTAGAAGTGACGGAATATTTTTATAAGCTTAAGGAGAAAGAAGTGGAAGGTAAACCTCTAGAAGTAATATTATTCGAAGTGGATGGTGATATTATTGGTGGATATGGGATTCTTCCGAATTGGGAACCTGGTACATTTAACTTGGATGATAAAGAGCGTTTGAGAAAAGAACAAAAGATTAAAAAGTAGTGCTTCCGTTAGCTTGAAAAAAGTTATTAATATATAAACAGATAATGTTCTCAGCTCTGTGGTTAATATCCGACAAAT is drawn from Psychrobacillus sp. INOP01 and contains these coding sequences:
- a CDS encoding DUF4830 domain-containing protein, coding for MRKAFAMFVMLLLIPGCGQESLNKQHELYLSNKGWEIKELLEVDTYQLEIPDEMLSNFEASGITFLGQYIGVEVTEYFYKLKEKEVEGKPLEVILFEVDGDIIGGYGILPNWEPGTFNLDDKERLRKEQKIKK
- the panD gene encoding aspartate 1-decarboxylase translates to MLRMMLNGKIHRAVVTEADLNYVGSITIDQNILDAVGMLPNEKVHIVNNNNGARFETYIISGERGSGVICVNGAAARLVQRGDVVIILSYAYVMNEEAQSHKPTVAIMNQDNSIDQIIHYEPEATVM
- the panC gene encoding pantoate--beta-alanine ligase yields the protein MQTIQTINELKQIIALNNAKTIGFVPTMGYLHEGHQALLNKARKDNDIVVASIFVNPAQFGPNEDLDRYPRDIERDTQLATDAGVDVLFIPSANEMYPFESDINIIVGDLSTKLCGESRPGHFDGVLKVITKLFHLIQPTKAYFGQKDAQQLAIIETFVDAYNFPVQIVRVPTVREPDGLAKSSRNVFLSETERGEAVHLYQALQLATVTWETTDDLTAAIAKGREHIESNTSGKIDYLEALSYPDLKPVTGETKEVLFATAVFFEKARLIDNILT
- the panB gene encoding 3-methyl-2-oxobutanoate hydroxymethyltransferase, whose amino-acid sequence is MKTTSNFISMKKNNEKITMMTAYDFPTAKFAEEAEMDMILVGDSLGMVVLGYDSTVLVTMDDMIHHGKAVRRGAKNTFLVVDMPFGTFHGSLDQALTNAVQLMQQTGAQAVKLEGADDVLPVIEKLTFAGIPVVAHLGLLPQSAGVLGGYKVQGKTAAAAEKLIEDAKLCEQAGACAVVLECIPHQLTETISKSLTIPTIGIGAGAQADGQVLVFHDMVKYGTHHIPKFVKEFANVGEPILEGIKQYVGEVKNGTFPTVEHSFTMKEEQLSALYGGNHANNTNDK